In the Kiloniellales bacterium genome, one interval contains:
- a CDS encoding transcriptional regulator, whose translation MPAAPKPRRAAETRSREAILDMLKRRGPLTATEIAETLAVTAMAVRQHLYALQDEALVAYSEQPRPIGRPAKLWRLTEASDRFFPDAHAELTVDLIKGIREAFGAEGMDRLLAIRTRDQIVAYRRRIGGQRSLAKRLEALAEIRSEEGYMAEVRKAEDGTFLLIENHCPVCHAAAACTGLCAAELSVFQAVLGLEVEVSRGDHILAGARRCAYRVAPTARR comes from the coding sequence ATGCCAGCCGCCCCCAAGCCCCGACGTGCCGCCGAGACCCGGTCCCGCGAAGCCATCCTGGATATGTTGAAGCGCCGGGGTCCGCTGACCGCGACCGAGATTGCCGAAACCCTGGCCGTGACCGCGATGGCGGTACGCCAGCACCTTTACGCGCTGCAGGATGAGGCCCTGGTCGCCTACAGCGAGCAGCCGCGGCCGATCGGACGGCCGGCCAAGCTGTGGCGCCTGACCGAGGCGAGCGACCGCTTCTTCCCGGACGCCCACGCCGAACTGACCGTCGACTTGATCAAGGGGATCAGGGAAGCCTTCGGCGCCGAAGGGATGGACCGGCTGCTGGCGATCCGGACCCGGGACCAGATCGTCGCCTATCGACGCCGGATCGGGGGGCAGCGCTCCCTGGCCAAGCGGCTCGAGGCCCTGGCCGAGATTCGCAGCGAGGAAGGCTACATGGCCGAGGTCCGCAAGGCCGAGGACGGGACCTTCCTGCTGATCGAGAACCACTGCCCGGTCTGCCACGCGGCGGCCGCCTGCACCGGTCTCTGCGCCGCCGAGTTGAGCGTCTTCCAGGCGGTGCTGGGCCTGGAGGTCGAGGTCAGCCGCGGCGACCACATCCTGGCCGGCGCCCGCCGCTGCGCCTACCGCGTGGCGCCCACGGCGCGACGCTAG
- a CDS encoding acylphosphatase has protein sequence MTSPDAEQRAVHVTVTGRVQGVGFRAWVVWEAQERGLQGWVRNRRDGTVEAVFAGPAEQVEAMLAACRQGPSLARVANLELDAWGGPIDPGFEVRYDR, from the coding sequence ATGACCTCCCCAGATGCAGAGCAGAGAGCGGTCCACGTGACCGTCACCGGCCGGGTCCAGGGCGTCGGCTTTCGCGCCTGGGTCGTCTGGGAGGCGCAGGAGCGCGGCCTGCAGGGCTGGGTCCGCAACCGCCGCGATGGCACTGTCGAGGCGGTCTTCGCCGGTCCCGCAGAGCAGGTCGAGGCCATGCTTGCCGCCTGCCGGCAGGGGCCAAGCCTGGCGCGGGTCGCGAACCTGGAGCTGGATGCCTGGGGCGGGCCGATCGATCCCGGCTTCGAGGTGCGCTACGACCGCTGA
- a CDS encoding acetyl/propionyl/methylcrotonyl-CoA carboxylase subunit alpha produces the protein MFNKILIANRGEIACRVMRSCRRLGIPTVAVYSEADAGAPHVEMADEAVLLGPAAAAESYLVIHRILEACADTGAEAVHPGYGFLSENTAFAEALDEAGVTFIGPPPKAIAAMGDKIESKKIAAESGVSTVPGHMGLIEDEAEAAAIAAEIGYPVMIKASAGGGGKGMRIARDDQEAREGFRSARSEAKSSFADDRVFVEKFVEEPRHIEIQVLADGQGNCVYLGERECSIQRRHQKVLEEAPSPFLDAATRKAMGEQAVALARAVGYRSAGTVEFIVDKDRNFYFLEMNTRLQVEHPVTEQVTGLDLVELMIRVAAGEALPFDQDEVVLEGWSLEARVYAEDPARNFLPSIGRLVRYREPAASETVRIDTGVVEGAEISMFYDPMIAKLVTTGPTRDAAIAEMRRALDAYYVRGIGHNMAFLSALLAHPRFRAGDMTTNFIAEEFPEGYLGSEVAEDLLHRLLAVAALVRRTLALRDAGGRGGLEHYGEWIVVVNDEHHPVTIEEREGHHLVTADGEEIDIEGDWHPGAPLFQGRIAGEAVTVQVDRKGPRLHLTHGGFAVEALVLRPHTAELARRMPKKQPPDLSKYLLSPMPGLLVSLAVAEGQEVKAGQELAVVEAMKMENLLRAEQDGTVAKLHAAPGDSLAVDQKIVEFR, from the coding sequence TTGTTCAACAAGATCCTGATCGCCAATCGGGGCGAGATCGCCTGCCGGGTGATGCGGAGTTGCCGTCGCCTGGGCATCCCGACCGTGGCCGTCTACTCCGAGGCCGACGCCGGGGCGCCGCACGTCGAGATGGCGGATGAGGCGGTGCTGCTGGGCCCGGCCGCGGCGGCCGAGAGCTACCTGGTCATTCACCGGATCCTGGAGGCCTGCGCGGACACCGGGGCCGAGGCGGTGCATCCGGGCTATGGCTTCCTGTCGGAGAACACCGCCTTCGCCGAGGCCTTGGACGAGGCCGGGGTCACCTTCATCGGGCCGCCGCCCAAGGCCATCGCCGCCATGGGCGACAAGATCGAGTCCAAGAAGATCGCGGCCGAGTCCGGGGTCTCGACGGTGCCCGGCCACATGGGCCTGATCGAGGACGAGGCCGAGGCCGCGGCCATCGCCGCCGAGATCGGCTATCCGGTCATGATCAAGGCCTCGGCCGGCGGCGGCGGCAAGGGCATGCGCATCGCCCGCGACGACCAGGAGGCGCGCGAGGGCTTCCGCTCGGCGCGCAGCGAGGCCAAGTCGAGCTTCGCCGACGACCGGGTCTTCGTCGAGAAGTTCGTCGAGGAGCCGCGCCACATCGAGATCCAGGTCCTGGCCGACGGCCAGGGCAACTGCGTCTACCTGGGCGAGCGCGAATGCTCGATCCAGCGCCGGCACCAGAAGGTCCTGGAGGAGGCGCCGTCGCCCTTCCTCGACGCCGCGACCCGCAAGGCCATGGGCGAGCAGGCGGTGGCCCTGGCGAGGGCGGTCGGCTATCGCTCGGCCGGCACGGTCGAGTTCATCGTCGACAAGGACCGCAACTTCTACTTCCTGGAGATGAACACCCGCCTTCAGGTCGAGCACCCGGTCACCGAACAGGTGACCGGCCTCGACCTGGTCGAGCTGATGATCCGGGTCGCCGCCGGCGAGGCGCTGCCCTTCGACCAGGACGAAGTCGTGCTCGAGGGCTGGTCGCTGGAGGCGCGGGTCTACGCAGAGGACCCGGCGCGCAACTTCCTGCCTTCGATCGGCCGCCTGGTGCGCTACCGCGAGCCGGCGGCCAGCGAGACCGTGCGCATCGACACCGGCGTGGTCGAGGGCGCCGAGATCTCGATGTTCTACGACCCGATGATCGCCAAGCTGGTGACCACCGGGCCGACCCGCGACGCGGCGATCGCGGAGATGCGCCGGGCGCTGGACGCCTACTACGTCCGCGGGATCGGCCACAACATGGCCTTCCTTTCGGCCCTGCTGGCGCACCCGCGCTTCCGGGCCGGCGACATGACCACCAACTTCATCGCCGAGGAGTTCCCGGAGGGCTACCTTGGCAGCGAGGTCGCCGAGGACCTGCTGCATCGCTTGCTCGCCGTGGCCGCCCTGGTGCGCCGCACCCTGGCGCTGCGCGATGCCGGCGGGCGCGGCGGGCTGGAGCACTACGGCGAGTGGATCGTCGTGGTCAACGACGAGCATCACCCGGTCACCATCGAGGAACGGGAGGGCCATCACCTGGTCACCGCCGACGGCGAGGAGATCGACATCGAAGGCGACTGGCACCCCGGCGCGCCGCTCTTCCAGGGTCGGATCGCCGGCGAGGCGGTGACGGTCCAGGTCGACCGCAAGGGCCCGCGCCTGCACTTGACCCACGGCGGCTTCGCCGTCGAGGCCCTGGTCCTGCGGCCGCACACGGCGGAGCTGGCACGGCGCATGCCGAAGAAGCAACCGCCCGACCTCTCCAAGTACCTGCTGTCGCCCATGCCGGGGCTGCTGGTCTCCCTGGCGGTGGCCGAGGGCCAGGAGGTCAAGGCCGGCCAGGAGCTGGCCGTGGTCGAGGCCATGAAGATGGAGAACCTGCTGCGCGCCGAGCAGGACGGCACCGTCGCCAAGCTCCACGCCGCGCCGGGCGACAGCCTGGCGGTTGACCAGAAGATCGTCGAGTTCCGCTAG
- a CDS encoding acyl-CoA carboxylase subunit beta: MQEIIRKLDEKRAGARLGGGERRIAAQHKKGKLSARERIEVLLDEGSFEEWDMFVEHRCSDFGMAENRIPGDGVVTGYGTINGRLVFVFSQDFTVFGGSLSEAHAEKICKIMDKALQVGAPVIGINDSGGARIQEGVASLAGYAEVFQRNVLASGVVPQISMIMGPCAGGAVYSPAMTDFIFMVKDSAYMFVTGPDVVKTVTHEEVTHEELGGAVTHTTKSGVADLAFENDIEALLELRRFVDFLPASNREPTPFRPTEDPADRQEFSLDTLVPPDAQKPYDMKELITKVLDEGEFFELQPGHAGNIIIGLGRMEGHTVGIVANQPMVLAGCLDIASSIKAARFVRFCDCFNIPIVTFVDVPGFLPGTAQEYGGIIKHGAKLLFAFAEATVPKVTVITRKAYGGAYDVMSSKHIRGDVNYAWPTAEIAVMGPKGAVEIIFRADAGDEAKIEARTEEYRQKFANPFVAASRGFIDDVIMPHNSRLRICRALAMLRDKELENPWKKHDNLPL, translated from the coding sequence ATGCAGGAGATCATCCGCAAGCTCGACGAGAAGCGGGCCGGGGCCCGGCTGGGCGGCGGCGAGCGGCGCATCGCGGCGCAGCACAAGAAGGGCAAGCTCTCGGCGCGCGAGCGCATCGAGGTTCTGCTCGACGAGGGCTCCTTCGAAGAGTGGGACATGTTCGTCGAGCACCGCTGTAGCGACTTCGGCATGGCCGAGAACCGTATCCCGGGCGACGGCGTGGTCACCGGCTACGGCACGATCAACGGCCGCCTGGTCTTCGTCTTCAGCCAGGACTTCACGGTCTTCGGCGGCTCGCTGTCCGAGGCCCACGCCGAGAAGATCTGCAAGATCATGGACAAGGCCCTGCAGGTCGGGGCGCCGGTCATCGGGATCAACGATTCCGGCGGCGCGCGGATCCAGGAGGGCGTCGCCTCCCTGGCCGGCTACGCCGAGGTCTTCCAGCGCAACGTCCTGGCCTCGGGCGTGGTGCCGCAGATCTCGATGATCATGGGCCCCTGCGCCGGCGGTGCGGTCTATTCCCCGGCCATGACCGACTTCATCTTCATGGTCAAGGACAGCGCCTACATGTTCGTCACCGGTCCCGACGTGGTGAAGACGGTGACCCACGAGGAGGTCACCCACGAAGAGCTGGGCGGCGCGGTCACCCACACGACCAAGTCGGGGGTCGCGGACCTCGCCTTCGAGAACGACATCGAGGCCCTGCTGGAGCTGCGCCGCTTCGTCGATTTCCTGCCGGCCTCCAACCGGGAGCCGACGCCCTTCCGCCCGACCGAGGACCCCGCCGACCGCCAAGAATTCTCCCTCGACACCCTGGTCCCGCCCGACGCCCAGAAGCCCTACGACATGAAGGAGCTGATCACCAAGGTGCTGGACGAGGGCGAGTTCTTCGAGCTGCAGCCAGGCCACGCCGGCAACATCATCATCGGCCTGGGGCGCATGGAGGGGCATACGGTGGGCATCGTCGCCAACCAGCCCATGGTCCTGGCCGGCTGCCTGGACATCGCCTCCTCGATCAAGGCGGCCCGCTTCGTGCGCTTCTGCGACTGCTTCAACATCCCGATCGTGACCTTCGTCGACGTGCCCGGCTTCCTGCCCGGCACGGCCCAGGAGTACGGCGGCATCATCAAGCACGGCGCCAAGCTGCTCTTCGCCTTTGCCGAGGCCACGGTGCCCAAGGTCACGGTCATCACCCGCAAGGCCTATGGCGGCGCTTACGACGTCATGAGCTCCAAGCACATCCGCGGCGACGTCAACTACGCCTGGCCGACTGCCGAGATCGCGGTCATGGGCCCCAAAGGCGCGGTCGAGATCATCTTCCGGGCCGACGCCGGCGACGAGGCCAAGATCGAGGCCCGCACCGAGGAGTACCGCCAGAAGTTCGCCAACCCCTTCGTCGCCGCCAGCCGCGGCTTCATCGACGACGTCATCATGCCGCACAACAGCCGCCTGCGGATCTGCCGGGCGCTGGCCATGCTGCGCGACAAGGAGCTGGAGAACCCCTGGAAGAAGCACGACAACTTGCCGCTATAG